In Terriglobales bacterium, a single genomic region encodes these proteins:
- a CDS encoding hemolysin family protein: MVTFVLLRVLLVVLLVAANAFFVAAEFALVSVRDTRLQQLINSRRIGARIVLRLHQKLPDVLAGVQFGVTIASLCLGWIGEPIVAEMIQAPISRIPHAAIYAHGLAVVLSFALITYMLVILGEIVPKSVALQRAERVALAVAGPMDVFLTISRPFLYVTNLSANAVLRMFGSRQIRSGAAHSPEEIKLIAAASRRFGLIPEFEVQVISRALDLADITVREVMVPRPSIFSFPADLTLDEALARLVEEQHSRVPVYDPQRGPEHIVGILYAKDLMRWMRLRLSLSPVQPVAARMAKMPISQIMRDVLVIPETKPLSDLLLEFKQRKRHMAVVVDEFGSTVGVITVEDVLEQLVGEIEDEFDVAPPTQLSLGATMVLEGSANIRDLESQYQLPLPRDGGFETLAGFVLERLQKIPAIGDSFVFEGRRYTVAEMEAHRVAKVRVETLEAQPHAMGRTGD, from the coding sequence ATGGTCACTTTTGTGCTGCTGCGGGTGCTGCTGGTGGTGCTCCTGGTGGCAGCGAACGCCTTCTTTGTCGCCGCCGAGTTCGCCCTGGTCAGCGTGCGCGACACTCGCCTTCAGCAACTCATTAACAGCCGCCGAATTGGCGCCCGCATCGTCCTCAGGTTACACCAGAAATTGCCCGATGTCCTTGCCGGTGTTCAGTTTGGCGTTACCATAGCGAGTCTCTGTTTGGGCTGGATTGGCGAACCTATCGTTGCAGAAATGATCCAGGCGCCAATCTCCCGGATTCCCCATGCAGCGATTTATGCCCACGGTCTTGCGGTTGTACTCTCGTTCGCCCTGATCACCTATATGTTGGTCATTTTGGGCGAGATCGTGCCCAAGTCAGTCGCCCTTCAGCGCGCCGAACGAGTCGCCCTGGCGGTGGCAGGGCCCATGGACGTCTTCCTGACCATCTCTCGGCCCTTTCTGTACGTCACCAATCTTTCGGCCAATGCCGTGTTGCGCATGTTCGGCTCGCGCCAGATTCGCAGCGGCGCGGCCCACTCTCCGGAAGAAATTAAGCTCATCGCTGCCGCCAGCCGCCGCTTTGGGTTGATCCCAGAGTTCGAGGTGCAAGTCATTTCTCGCGCCCTCGATTTAGCCGACATCACAGTCCGCGAGGTCATGGTGCCCCGGCCCAGCATCTTTTCTTTTCCTGCCGATCTCACCTTGGACGAGGCCCTCGCTCGCCTGGTTGAGGAACAACACTCGCGCGTTCCGGTTTACGATCCGCAACGCGGCCCTGAGCACATCGTCGGCATCCTCTATGCCAAGGACCTGATGCGCTGGATGCGGTTGCGGCTTTCACTCTCCCCGGTGCAGCCAGTGGCCGCACGCATGGCCAAGATGCCCATCAGCCAGATCATGCGCGATGTTCTCGTCATTCCCGAGACCAAGCCGCTCTCAGACCTGCTGTTGGAATTTAAACAGCGCAAACGGCACATGGCTGTTGTAGTGGATGAATTCGGCTCGACCGTCGGCGTGATCACCGTAGAAGATGTTCTCGAGCAGTTGGTGGGTGAGATCGAAGACGAGTTCGACGTCGCTCCTCCCACTCAGCTGAGCCTCGGCGCCACCATGGTGTTGGAAGGCTCAGCTAATATCCGCGACCTCGAGAGCCAATATCAGTTGCCGCTCCCGCGCGATGGCGGATTTGAGACGCTTGCCGGATTCGTGCTCGAGCGTCTGCAAAAAATTCCTGCCATAGGCGATTCCTTTGTTTTCGAAGGTCGTCGTTATACCGTCGCAGAGATGGAAGCTCACCGCGTCGCAAAAGTCAGAGTTGAAACTCTTGAAGCGCAGCCTCATGCCATGGGTCGCACCGGAGACTGA
- a CDS encoding ABC transporter permease codes for MAAAAPALARTLKQAARRNLLATIGLILAAIFVVFALFGPWIAPHDPARIDLPARLASPSLAHWCGTDELGRDILSRLIYGARISMLVGSSVVAGSLFLGLIVGSIAGYYGGKIDRFVNVVLMNAFLSFPGILIAIAFVAFRGPGIFNLISALSLGGWVGYARLVRAQVLATREREYVEAARAIGASDWRIITRHILPNIIQPVIVQAAIGMAGAVLAEATMSFLGLGVPPPTASWGSMLNDGRAHLFDAPHLVLFPAGAVMLAVLSFNFIGDALRDYLDPRSRIEVGL; via the coding sequence ATGGCCGCTGCCGCTCCCGCTCTAGCCCGGACCCTGAAGCAGGCTGCAAGGCGTAACCTGCTCGCCACCATCGGCCTCATTCTTGCGGCCATCTTCGTTGTATTCGCGCTGTTCGGCCCCTGGATCGCTCCCCATGATCCCGCGCGCATTGATTTGCCAGCGCGCTTGGCTTCTCCTTCCCTGGCCCACTGGTGCGGCACCGACGAACTCGGGCGCGACATTCTCTCCCGCCTGATCTACGGAGCGCGCATTTCCATGCTGGTCGGCAGCAGCGTAGTTGCTGGTTCACTTTTCCTGGGGCTTATTGTCGGCTCCATCGCAGGCTATTACGGTGGCAAGATTGATCGCTTTGTGAATGTCGTACTGATGAACGCATTCCTCTCGTTCCCCGGAATCCTTATTGCGATTGCTTTCGTGGCCTTTCGTGGCCCGGGTATCTTCAACCTGATTTCGGCGCTTTCGTTAGGAGGCTGGGTGGGTTACGCGCGGCTGGTGCGGGCGCAGGTTCTGGCCACGCGTGAGCGCGAGTACGTGGAAGCAGCTCGCGCGATCGGTGCGAGTGACTGGCGCATCATTACTCGCCACATTTTGCCCAACATCATTCAGCCGGTGATTGTGCAGGCAGCAATCGGCATGGCGGGTGCTGTGCTCGCCGAAGCCACCATGAGTTTTCTGGGATTGGGTGTGCCGCCGCCAACTGCAAGCTGGGGATCAATGCTCAATGACGGCCGGGCCCACTTGTTCGACGCGCCTCACTTGGTGCTGTTTCCTGCAGGCGCGGTGATGCTGGCTGTGCTTTCGTTCAATTTCATCGGGGATGCACTGCGCGACTACCTCGACCCGCGCTCGCGGATCGAGGTAGGTCTCTAA
- a CDS encoding ABC transporter permease: MLRYLGVRLLYTLPVLWLVVSIVFLLIHLVPGDPIQQMLGEGAATADLQAARHDYGLDVPLGRQYLNYWKGVLHGDLGPSLRFNQSVSSLIAQRYPFTLQLTVASLVLALALSIPAGVRSARRRNRWDDRLLSVVSLFGLSFPNFALGPVLILFFAIKLGLLPVSGSGTLAHLVLPAITMGGALAAILTRMVRTSMLEELGQDYIRTARAKGLPESTVVYRHALRNAMIPVLTVVGLQFGALLAGAIVTETIFSWPGIGRLTIQAISNRDYYLVEGCILAIGLTYVAVNFLTDLLYSVANPRIRQ, translated from the coding sequence ATGCTGCGTTACCTGGGCGTTCGCCTCCTCTACACTCTTCCTGTTCTGTGGCTGGTGGTCTCAATTGTTTTTTTGCTCATTCATCTTGTTCCCGGCGATCCCATTCAGCAAATGTTAGGGGAAGGCGCGGCCACTGCCGATCTTCAAGCCGCGCGTCATGATTACGGCCTCGACGTGCCCCTGGGACGCCAATATCTGAATTACTGGAAAGGCGTACTACACGGCGATCTCGGGCCGTCGCTGCGCTTCAATCAGAGCGTGAGCAGCCTTATCGCGCAACGCTATCCATTCACCTTGCAGTTGACCGTGGCCTCGCTCGTGCTCGCTCTGGCGCTCTCCATCCCTGCCGGCGTACGCTCTGCGAGGCGCCGCAATCGCTGGGACGATCGTTTGCTGAGCGTGGTCAGTCTCTTCGGCCTGTCATTTCCGAATTTCGCGCTCGGTCCGGTGCTGATTCTGTTTTTTGCCATAAAACTCGGATTGCTGCCGGTATCAGGTTCGGGCACCCTGGCGCATCTCGTCCTGCCTGCCATCACCATGGGTGGAGCGCTGGCTGCCATTCTCACTCGCATGGTGCGCACCTCTATGCTCGAGGAACTCGGCCAGGATTACATTCGCACCGCGCGCGCCAAAGGACTGCCTGAAAGCACAGTCGTTTATCGCCATGCACTCCGCAATGCCATGATTCCCGTCCTCACGGTCGTCGGCTTGCAGTTCGGAGCGCTTCTGGCCGGTGCCATCGTTACCGAGACCATATTTTCCTGGCCAGGAATCGGTCGTCTCACCATCCAGGCCATCTCAAATCGCGATTACTATCTGGTCGAAGGCTGCATCCTGGCCATCGGTCTCACTTACGTTGCGGTAAATTTTCTGACGGATCTCTTGTACTCCGTCGCGAATCCACGAATTCGTCAATAA